A window of the Eremothecium cymbalariae DBVPG#7215 chromosome 5, complete sequence genome harbors these coding sequences:
- the YVC1 gene encoding Yvc1p (similar to Saccharomyces cerevisiae YOR087W): protein MCGGQAETGLSDILPRARVEYWDDPGNAGQNSGPSPRQILRIALNLKFLVDKTVPITYDVDEVICEHSPILNAKVISLAFDACGGDLEDSLSQRKYQSVLIFCLLRVYSWYCSLAESELHNVELYNLRATATQQLCKLIIARKENTDLNYLFMEMLLRRYSINENDVDLNPISALELALDMHCTMIIGSCGYQRCLKWLWRGWIVQNEYNPETFILSDTVASVEFKKHFTPDRIRSPIYQNWLQIIFSIIYLMLYTKIVNSKDSENVAPLDNWELLFCFFTTGYVADEASKLYHVGWNYLGFWNVYNDTMYTVISLSIVLRIVSVSPALNIHQAQYWDMISYRTLSCAAPLVWSRLLLNLESERFVGALLVVMKHMMKESVIFFFLLILILIGFLQGFLGLDSSDGRREITGPILSNLVITVLGGGGFDLYENFAPPYAAILYYSYHFIVSVILLNILVALYSTAYQNVTQNSTDEYLTLMAQKTLRYIRAPDERVYVPPFNLIELALSPILWRLSRSRAKLLSHYVLIILYFPILAWIAVKEVREAKRVTYNRLKKLPDDANEIDVAWDLTDGFVEDESLPFSETTEGGIKATNKKNQLALKLQREAEQLDPKFPVPKTWFKKVRSAAQPVKEGFQTGLGWTSYGLYKKLNDEHKETSQKVDELTKMVKDLTDLVSELKNNRG, encoded by the coding sequence ATGTGTGGGGGACAGGCAGAGACAGGGTTAAGTGATATTTTGCCAAGGGCCAGGGTAGAATATTGGGACGACCCGGGGAATGCGGGACAGAATAGTGGGCCCAGTCCTAGACAGATATTGCGGATAGCCCTAAATCTGAAGTTTCTAGTCGACAAGACAGTGCCTATCACGTACGACGTTGATGAAGTGATCTGCGAGCACTCACCTATTCTGAATGCTAAAGTGATTAGTTTGGCGTTTGACGCATGTGGGGGAGATCTGGAAGACAGCTTATCTCAACGGAAATATCAGTCGGTGCTAATCTTCTGTTTACTGAGGGTGTACTCGTGGTACTGTTCTTTGGCGGAGTCTGAGCTGCATAATGTTGAGCTGTACAATTTAAGGGCAACGGCAACTCAGCAATTGTGTAAGTTGATCATTGCTAGAAAGGAGAACACGGATTTAAATTACTTGTTCATGGAGATGTTACTAAGGCGGTATTCGATCAACGAAAATGATGTTGATTTAAACCCAATTAGTGCTCTAGAGCTTGCTCTAGACATGCACTGTACTATGATCATAGGCTCTTGCGGATATCAGCGGTGTCTAAAGTGGCTATGGCGAGGATGGATTGTTCAAAATGAGTATAATCCCGAAACTTTTATTTTGAGTGACACTGTAGCCTCTGTAGAATTCAAGAAGCATTTTACTCCGGATAGGATAAGAAGTCCAATCTATCAGAATTGGTTACAAATTatcttttcaataatttatttgatgCTTTACACCAAGATCGTAAACAGTAAAGATTCCGAAAACGTTGCGCCGCTTGATAATTGGGAGTTATTATTCTGTTTCTTCACAACTGGGTACGTAGCTGACGAAGCATCGAAACTGTATCATGTGGGATGGAATTACTTAGGGTTTTGGAATGTTTACAATGACACAATGTATACAGTTATATCCTTATCAATTGTTTTGCGAATAGTTAGTGTTTCTCCAGCGCTTAATATCCATCAGGCGCAGTATTGGGATATGATATCTTACAGAACACTGTCATGTGCTGCACCCCTAGTATGGTCTAGATTACTGTTGAATTTGGAATCTGAAAGATTTGTTGGTGCATTATTAGTTGTTATGAAACATATGATGAAAGAATCGGtgatctttttcttcttgcttATTCTGATTCTGATCGGATTTCTGCAGGGATTTTTAGGATTGGATTCTTCAGATGGACGTCGTGAAATAACTGGACCAATTCTCTCAAATCTAGTGATTACTGTTCTAGGAGGTGGAGGTTTCGACTTGTATGAGAACTTTGCTCCACCATACGCAGCTATACTATACTATTCGTATCATTTCATTGTCTCCGTGATATTGCTGAATATTCTAGTAGCGTTGTATAGCACTGCATACCAGAATGTTACACAGAACAGTACTGATGAATACTTGACATTAATGGCTCAAAAAACGCTGCGGTATATCAGGGCTCCCGATGAACGTGTTTATGTCCCTCCTTTCAATCTAATTGAGTTGGCTTTATCTCCCATCTTGTGGAGACTGTCCCGCTCTAGAGCAAAGCTTCTTAGTCATTATGTCTTGATCATTTTATATTTCCCAATACTTGCCTGGATCGCAGTTAAAGAGGTTCGTGAAGCCAAAAGAGTCACTTACAATagattgaagaagctgcCCGATGATGCCAACGAAATTGATGTTGCATGGGACCTAACTGATGGCTTTGTGGAAGACGAGAGCTTACCGTTCTCTGAGACTACAGAGGGTGGTATCAAGGCCACTAATAAGAAAAACCAATTGGCATTAAAGTTACAGAGAGAAGCAGAACAACTTGATCCCAAGTTTCCGGTGCCCAAGACTTGGTTCAAGAAAGTACGCAGTGCAGCGCAACCTGTAAAAGAGGGTTTTCAAACTGGCCTTGGATGGACGTCTTACGGACTTTATAAGAAACTGAATGACGAACATAAAGAAACATCCCAGAAAGTCGATGAGTTAACCAAAATGGTAAAGGATTTGACTGATTTAGTAAGcgaattaaaaaataatagaGGCTAG
- the NST1 gene encoding Nst1p (similar to Ashbya gossypii ACL086C), translating to MAIDIPTTISGRDVEFTYEMPCSSKKSKKKKTKASSKVLVSGNSIGRLENVNESIIQKAHAEIHDSDADYPTSRVIRRAANGDVIVESLQPDNATAQQQPQQPHVVDEVQQRLQKIKQEQGKHDAISSKLVDHWESLGSDEKKRILSISKDEVFNVTRSYQWLHNCNCTMCGRRSVSLDQELDSIYTELYEAAKQNDPSTDFVLFHLNLIKELQRGSTNESDQEVPVQSRGKNYLDNIRDEAVKYCIANNEVEKLKDEVMRFKRNRQKREAELEVRQQLEHQDHHEHQNHQDIPPLEPPQAAVKESLLPDTSSNVTPDDDITDDELKEQYMKFAKTFVSSHPKIAQEYVNRMMMYPDMRALTEDLMKNNGQDFVKAMEAFVSSQQDKEDAVPAVADNTQVTVEEFQVIQRRLMEKAVWNFSQKMQDPDWKGSDENSEIFENVDIDELRKLMKHKQLLAGETIADQALKKLKDNIPKNTALTSPPPPPPPPQDLPDDSEYDDEGNYSDSYDDYDGESPYEDEEYNEEEPDGTLDDNTHKHHHHHHHHHHHHHRTDDEEAVDYDSDIDQQGRLEEGRGLIQIAITKLLQQRLLASYEEKRAERNRERLLLELEAEEQQKKEKEEKKQKKREKEKEKKRQMQLAREEEKRKREEEQVRLKLEAEAREMQRRETQRKKVEEAKRKKDLEARRRLEDQRRREEEQERQRKLKEEIKRKREEERKQRDEEQRQKKIQKELKKQQSVEDEKLVDHNSTAGFDNVLNGGQDPQQRQFSSPVEAVPYGLGVSSMNEPLEDKSLNEDIFNMINKATSKSNTSSPSHLNTLLTRRVSRKSVANSPTLRVSSSTQSSLQPQLGFSVGASDSIGFTPPSGAQKVMTYPPGLSQKSMTASWDNVTNFFQQSQTSVDQTQQNPHQQPRKLEQVQPPIIPGQHRASYSTFPSAGDADGTFKELNNLTTFLSQTRLQDSVKNSSISPTSSTLPISDATVYSNSLWSHEQSTIGNIIPSHVTATTSARPSLNTRRSIWDNDTTSISANHSTELWGSASSNSTSIAPPTTVATSSTSVQLSSLSDTIFKSYSMISNNGGYVPLDQLYQTCINYLPEKSKFQYPQFVGQLLGMRSSHECELITNETGTITHCRMTIPQVQSALYTSSVAGANGLPNLPLLAAQPGSTTPGTPKRSLGHASAIHSNFFDFNQQFANSSRASNLWG from the coding sequence ATGGCAATAGATATTCCTACAACTATTAGTGGTCGAGACGTAGAGTTCACTTACGAAATGCCTTGTTCATCGAAAAAAAgtaagaagaagaagaccaAGGCGTCTTCGAAGGTATTGGTATCAGGAAATAGTATTGGTAGATTAGAGAATGTGAATGAGAGTATAATACAGAAAGCGCACGCAGAAATTCATGATAGTGATGCAGATTATCCGACTTCTAGAGTTATTAGAAGAGCGGCGAATGGAGATGTAATTGTTGAATCGTTACAACCAGATAACGCCACtgctcagcagcagccgcaGCAGCCGCATGTTGTAGATGAGGTTCAGCAGCGACTTCAAAAGATCAAGCAGGAGCAGGGTAAGCATGATGCTATTTCTAGTAAATTGGTGGATCATTGGGAGTCTCTGGGGTCtgatgaaaagaaaaggatTCTAAGCATAAGTAAAgatgaagtttttaacGTTACTAGAAGTTACCAATGGCTACATAATTGTAACTGTACGATGTGTGGACGTCGCAGTGTATCTTTAGATCAGGAACTTGATTCGATTTATACCGAGTTATATGAGGCGGCGAAGCAGAATGATCCCAGTACAGATTTTGTTCTATTCcatttaaatttaataaagGAGTTGCAGCGTGGATCAACCAATGAATCAGATCAGGAGGTTCCAGTACAATCACGTGGCAAGAATTATCTAGATAATATTAGAGATGAAGCTGTGAAGTATTGTATAGCCAATAATGAGGTAGAGAAACTTAAAGATGAGGTGATGCGGTTCAAGCGTAATAGACAAAAGCGAGAAGCTGAACTGGAGGTAAGGCAGCAATTGGAACACCAGGATCATCATGAGCATCAGAATCACCAGGATATACCGCCTTTGGAGCCTCCACAGGCTGCTGTTAAGGAATCATTACTTCCAGATACCTCTAGTAATGTAACACCTGATGACGATATAACAGATGACGAGCTGAAGGAGCAGTATATGAAGTTTGCCAAAACTTTTGTCTCTTCGCATCCTAAAATAGCGCAAGAATATGTGAATaggatgatgatgtatCCCGATATGAGGGCACTGACTGAAGATTTAATGAAGAACAATGGTCAAGATTTTGTGAAAGCTATGGAAGCGTTTGTCTCGTCACAGCAAGATAAAGAAGATGCAGTACCTGCGGTAGCAGATAATACTCAAGTTACTGTAGAGGAGTTCCAAGTAATACAACGACGGCTTATGGAAAAGGCCGTTTGGAATTTTTCCCAGAAGATGCAAGACCCTGATTGGAAGGGTTCGGATGAGAATTCAgagatttttgaaaatgtgGACATTGATGAACTAAGGAAACTGATGAAGCACAAACAACTTTTAGCTGGTGAGACGATTGCTGATCAggcattgaagaaattgaaagataatATACCGAAGAATACAGCTTTGACGTCGCCGCCACCAccgccaccaccaccgcaGGATCTTCCTGATGATTCGGAGTATGACGATGAGGGAAATTACTCTGATAGCTACGATGATTACGACGGCGAATCACCatatgaagatgaggaatataatgaagaagagcCAGATGGCACCCTCGATGATAATACTCACAAacaccatcaccaccatcaccatcatcaccatcaccatcatcgaacagatgatgaggaagcAGTTGATTACGATAGCGATATTGATCAACAAGGAAGGTTAGAGGAAGGACGTGGATTGATTCAAATTGCAATTACAAAGCTACTCCAGCAGAGATTGCTCGCTTCATATGAGGAGAAACGTGCCGAAAGAAATCGAGAGAGGCTGTTACTCGAGCTAGAAGCTGAGGAACagcagaagaaggaaaaggaagagaagaagcagaagaagagagaaaaggaaaaggaaaaaaagagGCAGATGCAGTTGGCAAGAGAGGAAGAGAAACGAAAAAGAGAGGAGGAGCAGGTACGTCTGAAGTTAGAAGCGGAAGCTCGTGAAATGCAACGGAGAGAAACCCAAAGGAagaaagttgaagaagccaaaaggaagaaggatCTTGAAGCACGGAGACGTTTGGAGGACCAACGACGTCGTGAGGAAGAGCAAGAACGCCAGAGGAAACTTAAGGAAGAAATAAAACGGAAGCGAGAAGAAGAGCGCAAACAAAGAGACGAAGAGCAAAGACAGaagaaaattcaaaaagagttgaaaaaacaacaatCTGTAGAAGATGAGAAGTTGGTTGATCATAATAGCACAGCAGGATTCGATAATGTACTTAATGGGGGTCAAGATCCACAACAGCGACAATTTTCTTCACCTGTAGAGGCAGTTCCTTATGGTTTAGGAGTGTCGAGTATGAATGAACCTTTGGAAGACAAAAGCCTTAATGAGGATATTTTTAACATGATTAACAAGGCTACTTCAAAGTCCAACACATCCTCTCCATCACATTTGAATACTTTACTTACTAGACGTGTGTCTAGAAAATCTGTAGCTAACTCCCCAACATTGAGAGTTTCGAGTTCTACACAATCCTCTTTGCAACCACAGTTGGGATTTTCTGTTGGCGCTTCAGATTCTATTGGCTTTACACCGCCGTCAGGAGCTCAAAAGGTAATGACATATCCGCCTGGTCTTTCACAGAAATCGATGACGGCCTCATGGGACAACGTAACCAATTTTTTCCAACAATCCCAAACCTCGGTAGATCAAACACAACAAAatcctcatcaacagcCGCGCAAACTAGAACAAGTGCAACCACCCATCATTCCGGGACAGCACAGAGCCAGTTACTCTACATTTCCCTCAGCAGGAGATGCTGATGGAACTTTCAAGGAGTTGAATAATCTGACAACGTTTTTATCTCAGACAAGATTACAAGATAGTGTAAAGAACTCATCCATATCCCCAACTTCCTCCACTCTACCTATATCAGACGCCACGGTGTATAGTAACAGCCTATGGAGCCATGAACAATCTACCATTGGTAATATTATTCCCAGCCACGTCACTGCCACCACCTCTGCTCGTCCCTCACTAAACACACGCAGATCCATTTGGGACAACGACACTACATCTATAAGTGCTAACCATTCCACCGAGTTATGGGGTAGCGCGTCTTCCAATTCTACTTCTATTGCCCCACCAACTACCGTTGCCACATCCTCTACATCTGTACAATTGTCTTCATTATCAGATACGATATTCAAATCGTATTCAATGATATCTAACAATGGAGGGTATGTTCCTCTTGATCAGCTATATCAAACCTGCATCAATTACTTACCCGAAAAGAGCAAATTCCAATACCCACAGTTTGTGGGGCAATTGTTAGGTATGAGAAGCTCTCATGAATGTGAATTGATAACTAATGAAACGGGTACAATAACTCATTGCCGAATGACTATACCCCAAGTGCAATCAGCATTATATACATCTAGTGTAGCAGGTGCTAACGGATTGCCTAATTTACCTCTACTTGCAGCGCAACCGGGTTCTACAACTCCTGGCACTCCGAAAAGATCGCTCGGACATGCTTCGGCTATTCATTCGAATTTCTTTGATTTTAATCAACAATTTGCAAATTCCTCGAGAGCAAGTAATTTATGGGGATAA
- the VPS21 gene encoding Rab family GTPase VPS21 (similar to Ashbya gossypii ACL084C), protein MNSNVASIKLVLLGEAAVGKSSIVLRFVSNDFSENKEPTIGAAFLTQRVNMGNQTIKFEIWDTAGQERFASLAPMYYRNAQAALVVYDITKPQSFIKARHWVKELHEQASKSIIIALVGNKLDLLESDEERKVAREEAESLAQEEGLLFFETSAKTGDNVNEVFLGIGEKIPLKQQEVQNGNGASVNEVSRVDLNVAGSSGANSSGCNC, encoded by the coding sequence ATGAATTCGAACGTGGCATCTATTAAGCTCGTCCTTTTGGGTGAAGCAGCAGTTGGCAAGTCTTCGATTGTTTTGAGATTTGTATCGAATGATTTTTCTGAGAATAAGGAGCCTACTATTGGGGCAGCTTTCCTCACTCAGAGGGTTAATATGGGGAACCAAACTATCAAGTTTGAAATTTGGGATACGGCTGGACAAGAGAGATTTGCATCATTGGCGCCTATGTACTATAGGAATGCTCAGGCAGCGCTAGTCGTTTACGATATCACGAAACCGCAGTCATTTATTAAGGCACGTCATTGGGTGAAGGAGTTACACGAGCAAGCTAGTAAGAGTATAATTATAGCTTTGGTGGGGAACAAGTTAGATTTGCTGGAATCGGATGAGGAAAGGAAGGTGGCTCGTGAGGAGGCGGAAAGTCTTGCGCAAGAGGAAGGgcttttgttttttgagACCAGTGCCAAGACTGGGGATAATGTAAATGAGGTTTTCTTGGGTATAGGTGAGAAGATACCATTAAAACAGCAAGAAGTGCAAAATGGGAATGGAGCTAGTGTGAACGAAGTCAGTCGAGTCGATTTGAATGTAGCAGGTTCTTCAGGTGCAAATTCCAGTGGCTGTAACTGTTAG
- the RHO2 gene encoding Rho family GTPase RHO2 (similar to Ashbya gossypii ACL087C) translates to MTSNVVRRKLVIIGDGACGKTSLLHVFTLGKFPEEYQPTIFENYVTDCRVDGIRVQLALWDTAGQEEYERLRPMSYSKADIILIGFAIDDAESLLNAREKWTVEALRYCPSAPIILVGLKKDLRKSNSIDRAEMVNLSQAQEVAKAIGAKKYMECSALTGEGVDDVFELATRTSLLVNRDPGNFCCAIF, encoded by the coding sequence ATGACTTCCAACGTGGTTAGAAGGAAACTTGTGATCATAGGTGATGGTGCATGTGGTAAGACATCTCTTCTGCATGTATTCACTCTTGGGAAATTTCCTGAAGAGTATCAGCCCACGATATTTGAGAATTATGTGACAGATTGTCGGGTTGATGGTATACGGGTTCAATTAGCTCTATGGGATACTGCAGGTCAGGAAGAATACGAAAGGCTAAGGCCTATGTCATATTCCAAGGCAGACATAATACTCATTGGCTTCGCTATCGATGACGCCGAATCTTTACTAAATGCAAGAGAAAAATGGACTGTCGAGGCATTGCGATATTGTCCAAGTGCACCTATCATCCTCGTTGGTCTTAAGAAAGACTTGCGAAAGTCTAACAGCATCGACCGAGCTGAAATGGTCAACTTATCGCAGGCGCAAGAGGTAGCTAAAGCAATCGGTGCTAAAAAATACATGGAGTGTAGCGCACTTACTGGTGAGGGAGTTGATGATGTGTTTGAATTGGCTACTCGAACAAGTCTGCTGGTGAATAGAGATCCTGGGAACTTTTGTTGCgccattttttaa
- the PTC5 gene encoding type 2C protein phosphatase PTC5 (similar to Ashbya gossypii ACL083C) — MPPQFIPWTRAARTLSRCLSKRNFSKLLARRTIHLNNWDKPMKLDRELKFAIIGGTLVLTYSYMSNYLSSDTIKGIKQFSTTSKPLTTSGIKDNGARENTVFLLTENEVNSRLRSLEESYFVDRCKGVLRYDVSQLPSNNPIEDSRIEQIITLPNEQMQSQEDLYFFGIFDGHGGPYTSAKLSRDLVPYIAYQLGQVYAQGNENLTSEAIDEAITQGFLQLDKDIVETALGNFFEKPSKENLIEALPAVSGACSLLAMYDSNNCSLKVALAGDSRALLGKVDESGSWTVQSLTTDQTADNPAEVQRINSEHPNEPNCVRNGRVLGSLQPSRAFGDYRYKVTELAGKTVYDLPDHLKIYFRKEPKGLLTPPYVTAKPEITTAQIDRNTRFMVMASDGLFELLTNEEIAGLVIKWMEAHPVKKGFNTLKPSTKGKIPQVQDLTVDKEFQRPAFRYKNSKESSSEYLLEDNNVSTHLIRNALSGGGDKRYVSTLISIPPPKSRSYRDDLTVTVVFFGDDPNPVHEQLTINKNATTSITPKL; from the coding sequence ATGCCACCACAGTTCATCCCATGGACAAGGGCAGCCAGGACGTTATCAAGATGTCTTTCCAAGAGGAACTTTTCGAAGCTGTTAGCTCGGCGAACAATTCATCTTAATAACTGGGATAAACCGATGAAGTTAGACAGAGAATTAAAGTTCGCTATCATTGGGGGTACGTTAGTACTGACGTATTCTTATATGTCGAACTATCTATCTTCCGATACTATAAAGGGCATAAAGCAATTCAGTACGACGAGTAAGCCGTTGACAACCTCCGGGATTAAAGATAACGGAGCTCGCGAGAACACTGTATTCCTGTTAACAGAAAATGAAGTCAACTCTCGACTTCGCAGTTTGGAGGAATCATATTTCGTGGATCGCTGTAAAGGTGTTTTAAGGTATGATGTTTCACAGTTGCCGTCTAATAATCCGATCGAGGATAGTCGGATAGAACAGATTATCACTTTGCCAAATGAGCAGATGCAATCACAAGAAGatttatacttttttggtattttcGATGGTCACGGTGGGCCATACACCTCAGCAAAACTATCTAGAGATTTGGTACCTTATATAGCCTATCAACTTGGGCAGGTATATGCACAAGGTAATGAGAACCTTACCTCAGAAGCCATTGATGAAGCAATAACACAAGGGTTTTTGCAATTGGACAAAGATATTGTAGAAACCGCATTGGGAAATTTCTTTGAGAAACCATCAAAGGAAAATCTTATTGAAGCCTTGCCTGCTGTGTCTGGTGCATGTAGTTTATTGGCAATGTACGACTCAAATAACTGCAGCCTAAAAGTCGCGCTAGCGGGCGATTCTCGTGCTTTACTTGGCAAGGTAGATGAGAGCGGATCCTGGACTGTGCAGTCTCTAACCACCGATCAAACAGCCGACAATCCAGCCGAAGTACAACGTATCAACTCAGAACACCCCAACGAACCCAATTGTGTCCGCAACGGCAGAGTCTTGGGTTCATTGCAACCCTCCCGTGCTTTTGGCGACTACCGTTACAAAGTTACAGAATTGGCCGGCAAAACTGTTTATGACTTGCCAGACCATCTCAAGATCTACTTCCGCAAAGAACCCAAAGGTCTCCTAACCCCTCCTTATGTCACCGCAAAACCAGAAATTACCACTGCCCAAATAGACCGCAACACAAGGTTCATGGTAATGGCCTCCGATGGCCTCTTCGAGCTTCTAACAAACGAAGAAATCGCCGGCCTAGTTATAAAGTGGATGGAAGCACATCCCGTTAAAAAAGGCTTCAACACCTTGAAGCCATCTACAAAGGGTAAAATCCCCCAGGTTCAAGACCTCACCGTCGACAAAGAATTTCAAAGACCCGCCTTCAGATACAAAAACTCAAAAGAATCCTCCTCCGAATACTTACTAGAAGATAACAACGTCTCCACCCACTTGATCAGAAATGCCCTCAGCGGTGGAGGCGACAAGAGATACGTATCAACTCTAATCAGTATCCCTCCCCCAAAAAGCAGAAGTTACAGAGATGATCTAACTGTCACTGTCGTCTTCTTCGGAGATGACCCTAACCCAGTACATGAACAACTAaccatcaacaaaaatgcaACTACATCAATTACACCAAAGctataa